Proteins encoded within one genomic window of Fragaria vesca subsp. vesca linkage group LG1, FraVesHawaii_1.0, whole genome shotgun sequence:
- the LOC101294014 gene encoding 8-hydroxygeraniol dehydrogenase-like, which translates to MGSSPEMQHPRKAFGWAARDTSGVLSPFKFSRRETGATDVRFKVLYCGVCHSDIAAAKNELGTSVYPIVPGYVCVHTDNE; encoded by the exons ATGGGATCGTCTCCGGAGATGCAACACCCCAGGAAAGCTTTTGGATGGGCAGCAAGAGATACATCTGGTGTTCTATCTCCCTTTAAGTTCTCAAGAAG GGAAACAGGAGCGACGGACGTAAGATTCAAAGTGTTGTACTGTGGAGTGTGCCATTCCGACATTGCCGCGGCCAAAAATGAATTGGGGACTTCTGTCTATCCTATAGTACCTGGGTACGTTTGTGTTCATACGGATAATGAGTGA